TAAAAACAGTACCGCCCATCCCGAACGGGATGGGCGGCAGCGAGACGAGCCTGGTTCAGCGACGATGCGGAGGCACCCAGTCGGACTTCTGAGTCTGACGGGATCGACCAATGGCAAGGCTGTCATCATCCACCGTATCGGTGATGGTCGAGCCAGCCGCGATGGTAGCACCACGACCAATTCGCAGAGGCGCCACCAGCGCGCTGTTGGAGCCGACAAACACGCCGTCACCGATCTCGGTGCGATGCTTGCTGACGCCATCATAGTTACAGGTGATGGTACCGGCGCCAATGTTGACGTCGCGACCCAGTTCACTGTCGCCGATATAGCTGAGATGATTGATCTTGCTGCCCTCGCCGATCCGGGCATTCTTGGTTTCGACGAAGTTACCGATTCGGGCGCCACGTGCCAGGCGCGTGCCAGGGCGTAGCCGGGCAAAAGGACCAATCTGTCCGGCTCCGGCGATTTCGGCCCCTTCGATCAGGGTGTGCGCCTCGATGGTGGTATCCTCACCAATATGGGCATCGCGAATCACGCTATAAGCGCCCACTACCACACCATCGGCCAGCGAAACGGTGCCTTCGAAGACACAACCGACATCAATGAAGACGTCGCGGCCGACACTCAGTTCACCCCGGACCTCGATTCTGCCGGGATCGGCCAGAGTCGCGCCTTCGCGCATCAGCCGCTGCGCCTGATGGTGCTGATGAATACGCTCCAGCGCCGAAAGCTGGACCCGATCGTTGACGCCCTGCACCTCATAGTGGCCGTGCGGTTCCCGGGTCAGTACCTCGACCTCTTCAGCCGCCGCCATGGCAATGATATCGGTGAGATAGTATTCGCCCTGGGCATTGTCGCTGGAAAGCTGCGGCAGCCAGCGCTTGAGGTGGGCCCCGGTAGCCGCAAGGATACCGGTATTGCACTCCTGGATGCGCTTTTGCGCTTCACTGGCATCCTTTTCCTCGACGATGGCCGTCGCCCGACCCTGCTCATCGCGCACGATGCGCCCGTAGCCGTGCGGATGCGCCATGCGCACTGTCAGCAGTGCCATGTGGTGCGCGTCGACGCCCTCCATCAGGGCAGCCAGCGTATCCGGCTGAATCAATGGCACATCGCCGTAGAGCACAAGTACCGGCCCATCGCCGAGCGCATCGAGGGTACGGGCAACCGCATCACCGGTACCACGCTGCTCTTCCTGCATCACGAAGTTGGCCGATACATCCGACAGCGATTCACGGACCCGGTCGGCACCATGACCCACCACCACATGCAGTCGGGCTTCCTCCAGACTTTCGGCCGCCTCGATCACATGGCGCACCATGGGCTTACCGGCGATGGGGTGCAGGACCTTGGGCAGCCGGGAGCGCATACGGCTTCCCTGACCGGCTGCCAGTATCACGACGTCAGTGCTCATCGAAGCGCACTCTCCTTGATTCATGAAATCCCTGGTCAGGGTGACCAAAGCCACCCTGGTGACTGCTCAGAGTGTAACAGGCCACCCGCGACAACACTGTTTCACTACGTGCACGCCGTTTCAGAGCGTCAACATCACCAGCATCAATGGCAGGGTCAGTACCGAGAGCAGCGTCTGCAGGGTAATCAGTCCAGCCATCAGCTCGGCATCGCCGCCCAGCTGACGAGTAAGTACATAGGCCGTAGGAGCCGTAGGCAGGGCAAAGAAGAGCACCAGCAGTCCGGTCATTGAAGCCGGCAAGGCCAGCAGCCGGGCAATCGCCAGCGCCAGCAGTGGCATCGCCAGCAACCTGGCGGCACTGGCTAGCAGCAGCGTCAGCGAAGTCCCCCTCAGGGCCGAGGGTTTCAGGGCCGCCCCCACACACAACAGTCCCAGCGGCAGGCTGGCGCTCCCCAGCATTGACAACAGTCGATCACTGCCGGGAGGCAGGGGCAGATTGATCAGCGAGGCAGCAATACCCGCCAGACAGGCCAGAATCAATGGATTGGAGGCCAGCGGCCGCAGCAGCGCTCGCAGCGGCAGATGGCGTTCAGCACTCAGTGCCCAGACGGACAGCAGATTTACGCTCGGCACCAGTAGTGCCAGCATCACGGCCGCCAGTGCCAGCGCATTGGCACTGCCCAGCGCGGCGACCAGCGCCAGGCCCAGATAGGTATTGAAACGCAGGGTGGACTGGACAAATACACCGAAACGCGCAGCCGACCAGCCGGTCAGACGGCGCAGGCCGAGCAGGCCCAGCCAGCCAGCCCCCAGCCCCAGGGCCACACCCAGCGCCAGCTGACCCAGGGCGGGATCATCGAAAGGTGCTTTGGCCAGATGGTGAAACAGCAGTGCCGGAAACAGCAGAAAGTAGTTCAACCGCTCTGCGGCGCCCCAGAAGGCATCGCCGGGAAAGCCCGAGTAGCGTAGTCCGCCTCCCAAAAGCAGCAGCACAAACAGTGGCCATAATGCCGGCAGCAGTACGCTCACGCCGACCTCCCCTGCAGAACACGCCGTAACGAACTCCGGCCGGGCCGCCTGATGACTCTTCCGGCATTAAAAGGGGCGACCCGAAGGTCGCCCCGACTATTACGCTTGCGGCGTCACTCAGCTTCCTCGCCGGTTGCGCAGCTGGGAGAGCGTACGCAGCCGGGCGGTCGCCTCGGCAAGTTCAGCCAGCGCCCGCGAATAGTCGAGCTCGGAATGCTGTTCATCCAGCGCCCGACGCGCTTCATCACGCGCCCGCTCGGCTTCGGCCTCGTCGATGTCGCGCGCCCGGTCGGCCGTGTCGGCCAGCACCGAAATGACATCGGGCTGGACCTCCAGAAAGCCACCGGAGACGTAGTAGATCTCCTCTTCGCCGCTCTCCCGGGTCAGATAAACCGGCCCCGGTGCCAGCTCCGTCAGCAGCGGCGAGTGACCCGGCATGATACCGAGTTCACCCTCGGTGCCGGTAGCGGAGAGCTGCGTCACTTCACCGGCAAAGATGCTGCGCTCGGTACTGACGATATTGCATTGCACACTGGCCATGACTGGGCTCCTGAATCTTTCCGGGACGCTTACATGCTCTCGGCTTTCTCGATCGCTTCGTCGATCGTGCCAACCATGTAGAACGCCTGCTCCGGCAGCTCATCGTACTCGCCGTTGAGAATGCCCTGGAAGGCGCGGATGGTCTCCTTGAGGGAGACATACTTGCCTGGGGCACCGGTGAAGACCTCGGCGACGAAGAACGGCTGCGACAGGAAGCGCTGGATCTTGCGCGCCCGGGCCACGGTCTGCTTGTCCTCGTCTGACAGCTCATCCATACCGAGAATGGCGATGATGTCCTTGAGTTCCTTGTAACGCTGCAGCACGTTCTGCACGCCGCGCGCCACCTTGTAGTGCTCGTCCCCGACGACCAGCGGATCGAGCTGGCGGGAAGTGGAGTCGAGCGGATCGATGGCCGGATAAATACCCAGTTCGGCGATCGAACGGGCCAGTACCACAGTGGCATCCAGGTGCGCAAAGGTGGTGGCCGGCGAAGGATCGGTCAGGTCATCGGCAGGCACATAGACAGCCTGAACCGAGGTGATCGAGCCGGTCCGGGTCGAGGTGATGCGCTCCTGCAGCATCCCCATCTCCTCGGCCAGCGTCGGCTGATAGCCCACCGCCGATGGCATGCGGCCGAGCAGTGCCGACACCTCGGTGCCTGCCAGGGTATAACGATAGATGTTGTCGATGAACAACAGAACGTCACGGCCCTCGTCGCGGAACTCCTCGGCGATGGTCAGCCCCGTGAGGGCGACACGCAGACGGTTCCCCGGCGGCTCGTTCATCTGACCGTAAACCAGCGAGACCTTGTCGAGAACATTCGACTCCTGCATCTCGTAGTAGAAGTCATTGCCCTCACGGGTCCGCTCACCCACCCCGGTAAACACCGAATAGCCGGAGTGCTCGGTGGCGATGTTACGGATCAGCTCCATCATGTTGACGGTCTTGCCGACCCCGGCACCGCCGAACAGTCCAACCTTGCCACCCTTGGCGAAGGGGCAGATCAGATCGATGACCTTGATGCCGGTCTCCAGCAGATCGCTGGAAGCGGCCTGATCAGCGTAGGAGGGCGCCTCACGGTGAATCGGACTGCGCTTCTCCTCACCGATTTCGCCCCGCTCGTCGATCGGCTCGCCGAGCACATCCATGATACGACCCAGCGTTTTCTTGCCGACCGGCACCGAGATGGGCGCGCCGGTATTCTCGACCTCGAGACCACGGCGCAGCCCCTCGGTGGTGCCCATGGCGATAGTGCGCACGATACCGTCGCCGAGCTGCTGCTGGACCTCCAGGATGGTATCGGTGTCGGTGACGCGAATGGCGTCGAAGATCCGGGGGACCTCGTCGCGGGCAAACTCGACGTCAATCACCGCGCCGATGATCTGTACGATACGTCCGCTCATGATGATTCCTCTTGAACCTGTTAAAAAACTGTCCGCTCGCTAGACTGCCGAAGCCCCGCCGACGATTTCGGAAATTTCCTGGGTAATCGCTGCCTGCCGCGCCTTGTTGTACTGCAACTGCAGGTCGTCGATCAGATCGCCCGCATTGTCGGTCGCATTCTTCATTGCGATCATGCGCGCCGACTGCTCGCTGGCGATATTTTCCACTACCGCCTGGTAGACCTGGGATTCGACATAGCGCACCAGCAGTCTGGAAAGCAGCACACGGGCGTCGTCCGGCTCATAGAGGTAATCCCAGAGGCCATCCCTGGTCTGATCCTCCTGCTCCGACTCGTCATCGACCAGCGGCAACAGCTGACGAATCACCGGCTTCTGACTCATGGTATTGATGAACTGATTGGAGACGATGTCGATCCGATCGATTTCACCATTATCAAAGGCTTCCAGCATGACCCGGACACTGCCGATCAGATCACCGACCTCCGGGGCATCGCCGAGATTGCCGCGTGCGGCAAGCAGTGTTCCACCATACTTGCGAAAGAAAACGGCACCCTTGGTGCCCAGGGCACAGAAGGAGGGCTCGACACCCTGCTCGCGCCAGGCGCTGATCTCGCGCATCAGCGAACGAAACAGATTGCTGTTGAGACCACCACACAGGCCGCGATCGGAAGTCACCACGATATAACCGATTCGCTTCACCTCACGCGCGGTCATGTACGGATGCTGGTATTCCGGATTGGACCGTGCGATATGCCGAACCACCTGCCGGATCTGACGGGCATAGGGTTGGCTCGTTGCCATGCGCTCCTGAGCACGACGCATCTTCGACGCCGCGACCATTTCCATGGCACTGGTGATCTTCTGGGTGTTCTTGATGCTCCCGATCTGGGACTTGATCTCTTTTCCGGCTGCCATAGCGATGTCCTGTTGATCGACCCATCGGCGAACGGGTCAGCCCCGTTCGCCTTCCGGCTTCAGTAGCTCTGGGACGATTTGAACTGTTCGACGCCCTGCTTGAGACCCTTTTGAATCTCGTCGTCGTAGCCGCCGGTCTGATTGATCTTCTCCATCAGTTCACCATGCTCGGAAGCCATGTAGTCCTGGAGCGCATGCTCGAAATCGAGCACCTTGTCGACCGGCACATCCTCGAGATAGCCCTCGTTGGCCGCATACAGCGACACAGCCATCTGCGCGACCGACATTGGCGAATACTGACGCTGTTTCATCAGCTCGGTGACACGCTGACCGTGCTCGAGCTGCTTGCGGGTCGCCTCGTCGAGATCGGAAGCAAACTGCGAGAAGGCTGCCAGCTCACGGTACTGGGCCAGTGCCAGACGGATACCACCACCAAGTTTCTTGATGACCTTGGTCTGAGCACTGCCACCCACACGGGAAACCGACAGACCGGCATTGATGGCCGGACGCACACCCGAGTTGAACAGATCGGTCTCGAGGAAGATCTGGCCGTCGGTAATCGAGATGACGTTGGTCGGTACGAAAGCCGACACGTCACCGCCCTGGGTTTCGATGATCGGCAGTGCCGTCAGCGAGCCGGTTTTGCCGGTCACTTCACCGTTGGTGAGCTTCTCGACATGCTCGGCATTGACGCGCGAGGCACGCTCGAGCAGGCGCGAGTGAAGATAGAAGACATCGCCGGGATAGGCTTCACGGCCCGGTGGACGACGCAGCAGCAGCGAAATCTGACGATAGGCGACAGCCTGCTTGGACAGATCGTCATAAACGATCAGCGCATCTTCGCCGCGGTCACGGAAATACTCACCCATGGTGCAACCGGCATAGGGTGCGATGAACTGCATCGCTGCCGGATCGGCCGCCCCGGCCGCAACCACGATGGTATGTTCCATCGCCCCGTGCTCTTCGAGCTTGCGCACCACGTTGGCAATCGTCGACTGCTTCTGGCCGATGGCCACATAGATGCAGGTGACGTCCTTGCCTTTCTGGTTGATGATGGTATCGACGGCGATGGCCGACTTGCCGACCTGACGATCGCCGATAATCAGCTCACGCTGACCACGGCCGATCGGCACCATGGCATCGATCGGCTTGAGGCCGGTCTGCACAGGCTGGTCGACCCCCTGACGGGCAATAACGCCGGGCGCGACCTTCTCGACTGCGTCAGTCTGGCTGGTCTCGAGTTCGCCCTTGCCATCAATCGGCCGGCCCAGGGCGTCCACGACGCGACCCAGCAGTTCACGGCCTACCGGCACTTCAAGGATGCGACCGGTGCAACGACCGGTCATGCCTTCCTGAAGCTGCTGATAGTCACCGAGCACCACGACACCCACACTATCGCGCTCAAGGTTGAGCACCATGCCCTGGATGCCGTGGGGGAATTCGATCATCTCGCCGAACATGGCCTCGGTCAGGCCATGAATGCGAACGATGCCATCGGACACACTGACAATGGTGCCCTCGTTGCGAGCCTGGGCATCGATGTCGAGCTTCTCGATGCGACCCTTGATGATGTCGCTGATTTCGGAAGGATTCAGTTGCTGCATGCCATGTCCCTCGACTTCAGGCGTTCAGGTCACGCTTGAGCCGGGCCAGTCGTCCGCGCGCCGAACCGTCGATGACGGTATCGCCGCTGCGAATGATGACGCCGCCCAGAAGCGTCCTGTCCACCGAAGTGGTCATAGTGATTTCGCGATCCAGGCGCTTTTTGAGCGCGCGGGCGAGACTGTCCTGCTGCGTCTGGCTGAGTTCGAAGGCGGAGATCACCTCCACCACGGCCACCCGCTCGTATTCGGCACGCTCGGCCTCGAACAGCTCACTGATGGCCGGCAGCGCCGCCAGCCGATGCTGGCGAGCCAGTACGCGAATGAATTCACGTCCGCGTTCGTCGAGCGTTTCGCCCAGCAGTTCGATCAGGGTGTCGGCCTGCTCAGCAGCAGTCCGGGTCGGATCGGCCAGCCAGGTCGCGACGCGCTCGTCGAGCACCACACGGGCGCCTTCGGCCAGCATGGTCGACCACTGATCTACCGCCTGCTGCTCACGGGCCAGCTCGAAAGCGGCCTTCGCATAGGGTCGTGCCTGGGGTGCGTTGTCCGCCATGGAGGTCTCCTCAGAGCTCGGCAGCGAGCTTGTCGAGCATCTCGCGATGTCGGTTCTCGTCGATCTCGGTCTCGAGAATGCGTTCGGCACCGGTCACGGCCAGAGCCGCCACCTGCTGACGCAGATCTTCCCGGGCCCGCTGGATCTCCATGTCGATCTCGCTTTTGGCCTGATCGATCATGCGCTGGCCTTCGGTTTTGGCATCGTCACGCGCTTCCTCGATCATGCGATCGGCGCGCGAACGAGTCTGCTCGA
This DNA window, taken from Kushneria phosphatilytica, encodes the following:
- the glmU gene encoding bifunctional UDP-N-acetylglucosamine diphosphorylase/glucosamine-1-phosphate N-acetyltransferase GlmU — encoded protein: MSTDVVILAAGQGSRMRSRLPKVLHPIAGKPMVRHVIEAAESLEEARLHVVVGHGADRVRESLSDVSANFVMQEEQRGTGDAVARTLDALGDGPVLVLYGDVPLIQPDTLAALMEGVDAHHMALLTVRMAHPHGYGRIVRDEQGRATAIVEEKDASEAQKRIQECNTGILAATGAHLKRWLPQLSSDNAQGEYYLTDIIAMAAAEEVEVLTREPHGHYEVQGVNDRVQLSALERIHQHHQAQRLMREGATLADPGRIEVRGELSVGRDVFIDVGCVFEGTVSLADGVVVGAYSVIRDAHIGEDTTIEAHTLIEGAEIAGAGQIGPFARLRPGTRLARGARIGNFVETKNARIGEGSKINHLSYIGDSELGRDVNIGAGTITCNYDGVSKHRTEIGDGVFVGSNSALVAPLRIGRGATIAAGSTITDTVDDDSLAIGRSRQTQKSDWVPPHRR
- a CDS encoding F0F1 ATP synthase subunit B, with translation MNLNLTLIGQSIAFLVFVWFCMKYVWPPITKALEERRNKIEEDLASADRARQEMERVNEESERILRESREEASRILEQTRSRADRMIEEARDDAKTEGQRMIDQAKSEIDMEIQRAREDLRQQVAALAVTGAERILETEIDENRHREMLDKLAAEL
- a CDS encoding F0F1 ATP synthase subunit epsilon is translated as MASVQCNIVSTERSIFAGEVTQLSATGTEGELGIMPGHSPLLTELAPGPVYLTRESGEEEIYYVSGGFLEVQPDVISVLADTADRARDIDEAEAERARDEARRALDEQHSELDYSRALAELAEATARLRTLSQLRNRRGS
- the atpG gene encoding F0F1 ATP synthase subunit gamma; protein product: MAAGKEIKSQIGSIKNTQKITSAMEMVAASKMRRAQERMATSQPYARQIRQVVRHIARSNPEYQHPYMTAREVKRIGYIVVTSDRGLCGGLNSNLFRSLMREISAWREQGVEPSFCALGTKGAVFFRKYGGTLLAARGNLGDAPEVGDLIGSVRVMLEAFDNGEIDRIDIVSNQFINTMSQKPVIRQLLPLVDDESEQEDQTRDGLWDYLYEPDDARVLLSRLLVRYVESQVYQAVVENIASEQSARMIAMKNATDNAGDLIDDLQLQYNKARQAAITQEISEIVGGASAV
- the atpD gene encoding F0F1 ATP synthase subunit beta is translated as MSGRIVQIIGAVIDVEFARDEVPRIFDAIRVTDTDTILEVQQQLGDGIVRTIAMGTTEGLRRGLEVENTGAPISVPVGKKTLGRIMDVLGEPIDERGEIGEEKRSPIHREAPSYADQAASSDLLETGIKVIDLICPFAKGGKVGLFGGAGVGKTVNMMELIRNIATEHSGYSVFTGVGERTREGNDFYYEMQESNVLDKVSLVYGQMNEPPGNRLRVALTGLTIAEEFRDEGRDVLLFIDNIYRYTLAGTEVSALLGRMPSAVGYQPTLAEEMGMLQERITSTRTGSITSVQAVYVPADDLTDPSPATTFAHLDATVVLARSIAELGIYPAIDPLDSTSRQLDPLVVGDEHYKVARGVQNVLQRYKELKDIIAILGMDELSDEDKQTVARARKIQRFLSQPFFVAEVFTGAPGKYVSLKETIRAFQGILNGEYDELPEQAFYMVGTIDEAIEKAESM
- a CDS encoding AEC family transporter, with translation MSVLLPALWPLFVLLLLGGGLRYSGFPGDAFWGAAERLNYFLLFPALLFHHLAKAPFDDPALGQLALGVALGLGAGWLGLLGLRRLTGWSAARFGVFVQSTLRFNTYLGLALVAALGSANALALAAVMLALLVPSVNLLSVWALSAERHLPLRALLRPLASNPLILACLAGIAASLINLPLPPGSDRLLSMLGSASLPLGLLCVGAALKPSALRGTSLTLLLASAARLLAMPLLALAIARLLALPASMTGLLVLFFALPTAPTAYVLTRQLGGDAELMAGLITLQTLLSVLTLPLMLVMLTL
- a CDS encoding F0F1 ATP synthase subunit delta; protein product: MADNAPQARPYAKAAFELAREQQAVDQWSTMLAEGARVVLDERVATWLADPTRTAAEQADTLIELLGETLDERGREFIRVLARQHRLAALPAISELFEAERAEYERVAVVEVISAFELSQTQQDSLARALKKRLDREITMTTSVDRTLLGGVIIRSGDTVIDGSARGRLARLKRDLNA
- the atpA gene encoding F0F1 ATP synthase subunit alpha, with the protein product MQQLNPSEISDIIKGRIEKLDIDAQARNEGTIVSVSDGIVRIHGLTEAMFGEMIEFPHGIQGMVLNLERDSVGVVVLGDYQQLQEGMTGRCTGRILEVPVGRELLGRVVDALGRPIDGKGELETSQTDAVEKVAPGVIARQGVDQPVQTGLKPIDAMVPIGRGQRELIIGDRQVGKSAIAVDTIINQKGKDVTCIYVAIGQKQSTIANVVRKLEEHGAMEHTIVVAAGAADPAAMQFIAPYAGCTMGEYFRDRGEDALIVYDDLSKQAVAYRQISLLLRRPPGREAYPGDVFYLHSRLLERASRVNAEHVEKLTNGEVTGKTGSLTALPIIETQGGDVSAFVPTNVISITDGQIFLETDLFNSGVRPAINAGLSVSRVGGSAQTKVIKKLGGGIRLALAQYRELAAFSQFASDLDEATRKQLEHGQRVTELMKQRQYSPMSVAQMAVSLYAANEGYLEDVPVDKVLDFEHALQDYMASEHGELMEKINQTGGYDDEIQKGLKQGVEQFKSSQSY